A window of the Pseudomonas fluorescens genome harbors these coding sequences:
- a CDS encoding efflux transporter outer membrane subunit, translated as MTDRSLINLATVRGSRLLSLSLCVAMLSACAVGPDYQRPQTAEIAQYKEAEGWRQANPSDSLARGAWWELYGDRQLNELIEKLNSSNQTVAQSEAQYRQAQALVRSARGAFYPSVDLSAGKTRSSQGTGSSSSSLSSSASGIRDTYNAQLGVSWEADVWGKLRRGLEANEASAQASYADLAAMRLSQQSELVQNYLQLRVIDQQKRLLESTVAAYERSLKMTMNQYNAGVSGRDAVAQAQTQLKTTQGDLVDLIWQRAQFENAIAVLTGQPPAEFNIAETQDIPKLPQIPLSLPSQLLERRPDIASAERSVIAANANIGVAKAAYYPDFSLSMSGGYSSSTSQNLISLPNRFWSVGPKMTLPLFDGGIRSAEVDRTEAVYDQTVAKYRQTVLDGFREVENYLVQLKVYEDEAAVRQEALDAARDSLRLTENQYKAGVIAYLDVVVVQATALSNERTVLNILQSRLIASVQLIAALGGGWDGQLETTDNR; from the coding sequence ATGACTGACCGTTCGCTTATCAATCTGGCTACCGTTCGCGGCTCGCGCCTGCTGAGCCTGTCCCTGTGCGTGGCGATGCTCAGTGCCTGCGCCGTCGGCCCGGACTACCAGCGGCCGCAGACCGCTGAAATCGCCCAGTACAAGGAAGCCGAAGGCTGGCGTCAGGCCAACCCGAGCGATTCCCTGGCGCGCGGTGCCTGGTGGGAGCTGTATGGTGACCGTCAGCTCAACGAGCTGATCGAGAAACTCAACAGTTCCAACCAGACCGTCGCCCAGTCCGAAGCCCAGTACCGTCAGGCCCAGGCCTTGGTGCGCAGCGCGCGCGGGGCGTTTTACCCGAGCGTTGATCTGAGCGCCGGCAAAACCCGCTCCAGTCAGGGCACCGGCAGCAGCAGTTCGAGCCTGAGCAGTTCCGCCAGCGGGATTCGTGACACCTACAACGCGCAACTGGGCGTGAGTTGGGAAGCGGATGTCTGGGGCAAGTTGCGTCGTGGCCTGGAAGCCAATGAAGCCAGCGCCCAGGCGAGCTACGCAGACCTGGCGGCGATGCGGCTGAGCCAGCAGTCCGAGCTGGTGCAGAACTACCTGCAATTGCGGGTGATCGATCAGCAGAAACGCCTGCTCGAATCGACAGTGGCGGCTTACGAGCGCTCACTGAAAATGACCATGAACCAGTACAACGCCGGGGTTTCCGGGCGTGATGCGGTGGCGCAGGCGCAGACCCAGCTGAAAACCACCCAGGGCGATCTGGTGGACCTGATCTGGCAACGGGCGCAGTTCGAAAACGCCATCGCGGTGCTGACCGGCCAGCCGCCCGCCGAATTCAACATTGCCGAGACCCAGGACATTCCCAAGCTGCCGCAGATTCCACTGAGTCTGCCGTCGCAGTTGCTTGAGCGTCGTCCGGACATTGCCTCGGCCGAGCGCTCGGTGATCGCCGCCAACGCCAACATCGGTGTGGCCAAAGCTGCGTACTACCCGGACTTCAGCCTGAGCATGAGCGGCGGCTACAGCAGCAGTACTTCGCAGAACCTGATCAGCCTGCCGAACCGCTTCTGGTCGGTGGGGCCGAAAATGACCCTGCCGCTGTTCGACGGTGGCATCCGCTCCGCCGAAGTCGACCGTACCGAAGCGGTGTATGACCAGACCGTGGCCAAATACCGCCAGACTGTGCTCGACGGCTTCCGCGAAGTGGAAAACTACCTGGTGCAGTTGAAGGTGTACGAGGACGAAGCAGCCGTACGCCAGGAAGCCCTCGATGCGGCACGGGATTCGTTGCGTCTGACCGAAAACCAGTACAAGGCCGGGGTGATTGCTTATCTCGATGTGGTGGTGGTGCAGGCGACGGCCCTGAGTAATGAGCGCACTGTCCTGAATATCCTGCAGAGCCGCTTGATTGCCAGCGTGCAACTGATCGCGGCGCTGGGCGGCGGTTGGGACGGGCAGTTGGAAACTACTGATAACCGCTAG
- a CDS encoding putative bifunctional diguanylate cyclase/phosphodiesterase, producing the protein MLIGSYSFTLVFISLCVAILASYTALDLTGRIATAKGRAVHLWTAGGAFAMGIGVWSMHFIGMLAFKLPISLGYDISITALSLLIAVLSCGFALWLVSQPKLPVWQLAFGALIMGAGISAMHYTGMAAMRMQPGIDYDPTLFGASLLIAVGASAAALWIAFRLRQHSPYVRLFRAGAAIVMGVAIVGMHYTGMAAARFPDGSFCGAASSGLNGNGLDNLVLITTLAVLSIALLTSILDARLEARTADLAHSLTVANRELTQLALHDTLTGLPNRMLLDDRINQAMKKVNEQGGCFALMFIDLDGFKPVNDAFGHHMGDQLLREVAVRLREDLRSLDTLARIGGDEFVLLVRLTEPNDALGLAARQVGLIAQSFRVAEHDLQISASVGIALYPGNGQNAQELLMNADAAMYHAKGGGKNGYSFFDASMNSNARKQLQLLQDLRAALEHGEFSLHYQPKFHAADGRPVGAEALLRWEHPTHGMLMPDKFIDLAEKTGLIIPIGEWVLNEACRQMREWYVLGYTDWRIAVNLSALQFCHAGLVRSVAKALATHHLPANSLTLEITETTAMSDADASMTVLQELSDMGVDLSIDDFGTGYSSLMYLKRLPANELKIDRGFVRDLEHDSDDAAIVSAIVALGQALGLRIVAEGVETGVQQDFLTQLGCDSLQGYLLGHPMPADRFLQDIVRGKQLAVS; encoded by the coding sequence ATGCTCATCGGTAGCTATTCCTTCACGCTGGTTTTCATTTCGCTGTGTGTGGCGATCCTCGCTTCCTACACCGCGCTCGATCTCACCGGGCGCATTGCCACCGCCAAGGGCCGCGCCGTGCATTTATGGACGGCCGGCGGGGCGTTTGCCATGGGCATCGGCGTCTGGTCGATGCACTTCATCGGCATGCTGGCGTTCAAGCTGCCGATCAGCCTCGGTTACGACATTTCGATCACGGCGCTTTCATTGCTGATAGCCGTGCTGTCCTGCGGTTTTGCCTTATGGCTGGTCAGTCAGCCGAAACTGCCGGTCTGGCAACTGGCCTTTGGCGCGCTGATCATGGGCGCCGGCATCAGCGCCATGCATTACACCGGCATGGCCGCGATGCGCATGCAACCGGGCATCGACTACGATCCGACGCTGTTCGGCGCCTCGTTGCTGATCGCGGTCGGCGCGTCGGCTGCGGCGCTGTGGATCGCCTTCAGATTGCGTCAGCATTCACCCTACGTGCGGCTGTTTCGTGCCGGGGCGGCGATTGTCATGGGCGTGGCGATTGTCGGCATGCATTACACCGGCATGGCGGCGGCGCGGTTTCCCGACGGCAGTTTCTGCGGCGCGGCAAGCAGCGGCCTGAACGGCAACGGCCTCGATAATCTGGTGTTGATCACCACGCTGGCGGTGCTGTCCATCGCGCTGCTGACCTCGATTCTCGACGCCCGCCTCGAAGCCCGCACCGCTGATCTGGCCCATTCGTTGACCGTGGCCAATCGCGAGCTGACCCAACTGGCCTTGCACGACACCCTGACCGGCCTGCCCAACCGCATGCTGCTGGACGACCGGATCAATCAGGCGATGAAAAAGGTCAACGAGCAGGGCGGCTGTTTTGCGTTGATGTTCATCGATCTGGACGGCTTCAAACCGGTCAACGACGCTTTTGGCCACCACATGGGCGACCAGCTGCTGCGCGAAGTGGCGGTGCGTCTGCGTGAAGACTTGCGCAGTCTCGACACGCTGGCGCGGATCGGCGGCGATGAATTTGTCCTGCTGGTGCGTCTGACCGAGCCCAACGATGCACTGGGGCTGGCGGCCCGTCAGGTCGGCTTGATCGCGCAGTCGTTCCGGGTCGCCGAACATGATCTGCAGATTTCCGCCAGCGTCGGCATCGCTCTGTATCCGGGTAACGGCCAGAACGCCCAGGAACTGTTGATGAACGCTGACGCCGCGATGTATCACGCCAAGGGCGGCGGCAAGAACGGCTACAGCTTCTTCGACGCCTCGATGAACAGCAACGCGCGCAAGCAACTGCAACTGCTGCAGGATTTGCGCGCGGCACTGGAACACGGCGAGTTCAGCCTGCATTACCAACCCAAATTCCATGCGGCCGACGGTCGTCCGGTCGGTGCCGAGGCGCTGTTGCGCTGGGAGCACCCGACCCACGGCATGCTGATGCCGGACAAGTTCATCGATCTGGCGGAGAAGACCGGGCTGATCATTCCGATTGGCGAGTGGGTGCTCAACGAAGCCTGCCGGCAGATGCGCGAGTGGTACGTGCTGGGCTACACCGACTGGCGGATCGCGGTGAACCTGTCGGCGTTGCAGTTCTGTCACGCCGGGCTGGTGCGCAGCGTGGCCAAGGCCCTGGCCACGCACCATTTGCCGGCCAACAGCCTGACCCTGGAAATCACCGAAACCACTGCCATGAGCGACGCCGACGCGAGCATGACAGTGTTGCAGGAACTGTCCGACATGGGCGTCGACCTGTCCATCGACGACTTCGGCACCGGTTATTCGAGCCTGATGTACCTCAAGCGTTTGCCGGCCAACGAGCTGAAGATCGATCGCGGTTTCGTCCGCGATCTGGAGCACGACAGCGATGACGCGGCCATCGTCTCGGCGATCGTCGCCCTCGGTCAGGCGCTGGGTCTGCGCATTGTGGCCGAAGGCGTGGAGACTGGCGTGCAGCAGGATTTCCTCACGCAACTGGGCTGCGATTCGCTGCAAGGTTATCTGCTCGGTCACCCGATGCCGGCGGATCGCTTCCTGCAGGACATCGTGCGCGGCAAACAATTGGCGGTGAGCTGA
- a CDS encoding SDR family oxidoreductase, whose protein sequence is MDKVIVITGGGRGIGAATALLAAEQGYRICINYQTDEQAAHHVLDQVRERGATAIAVRADVSIEDEVVALFNRVDSELGRVTALVNNAGTVGHKSRVDEMSEFRILKIMKTNVLAPILCAKHAILRMSPKHGGQGGSIVNVSSVAARLGSPNEYVDYAASKGALDTFTIGLSKEVAGEGIRVNAVRPGYIYTDFHALSGDPDRVSKLESAIPMARGGRPDEVAEAIVWLLSDKASYATGTFVDLGGGR, encoded by the coding sequence ATGGATAAAGTCATTGTGATCACTGGCGGCGGTCGTGGAATCGGCGCCGCCACTGCGTTGTTGGCTGCCGAGCAAGGCTATCGGATCTGCATCAATTACCAGACGGACGAACAGGCGGCCCACCACGTGCTCGATCAGGTGCGTGAACGCGGTGCCACGGCCATCGCCGTGCGCGCCGATGTCAGTATCGAAGATGAGGTGGTCGCGCTGTTCAACCGGGTCGACAGCGAACTGGGCCGGGTCACTGCCCTGGTGAACAACGCCGGCACCGTGGGGCACAAGTCGCGGGTCGACGAAATGTCCGAATTCCGCATCCTCAAAATCATGAAAACCAACGTGCTGGCGCCGATTCTCTGTGCCAAGCACGCGATCCTGCGCATGTCGCCCAAACACGGCGGGCAGGGCGGCAGCATCGTCAACGTCTCTTCGGTCGCCGCGCGGCTGGGCTCGCCTAACGAATACGTCGATTACGCAGCGTCCAAAGGCGCGCTGGATACGTTCACCATCGGCCTGTCCAAGGAAGTGGCGGGCGAGGGGATTCGGGTGAATGCGGTGCGTCCGGGCTACATCTACACCGATTTCCACGCGCTGAGCGGCGATCCGGATCGGGTCAGCAAGCTGGAGTCGGCAATTCCGATGGCCCGGGGTGGGCGACCGGATGAGGTGGCGGAGGCGATTGTGTGGCTGTTGTCGGACAAGGCTTCGTATGCGACGGGGACCTTTGTCGATCTCGGTGGTGGGCGCTAA
- the mapR gene encoding GntR family transcriptional regulator MpaR (MapR regulates genes involved in Pseudomonas quinolone signal (PQS) production and anthranilate metabolism), whose translation MKRYEKFADDIAELIRSGVLGPGQRVPSVRYASQTYGVSPSTVFQAYYLLERRGLIRARPRSGYFVNTHAPSPFSEPVISSQVNESTKVDVSELVFSVLESIKDPNTVPFGSAFPSPTLFPLQRLSRSLASAAREMDPRMVVTDMSPGNPQLRRQIALRYMVGGLMLPMEELLITNGALEALNLCLQAVTEPGDLVAIEAPAFYASLQVLERLKLKAVEIPVHPRDGIDLGVLAQTLERHPIKACWCMTSFQNPMGATMPEAKKQELVELLKQHQVPLIEDDVYAELYYGQQAPKPAKAFDTEGLVMHCGSFAKSLAPGYRIGWVAAGRYAQKIERLKLMTSLCASMPAQAAIADYLQHGGYDRHLRKLRYALEEQQSAMLAAIARYFPAQTRVSQPAGGYFLWLELPPQMDSLKLFQMALAQGISIAPGPIFSPTQRFRNCIRLNYGSPWTEDAEKAMETLGRIVRSF comes from the coding sequence ATGAAACGCTACGAAAAATTCGCCGACGACATCGCTGAACTGATCCGCTCCGGCGTCCTCGGCCCTGGTCAGCGGGTGCCGTCGGTGCGCTACGCAAGCCAGACCTACGGCGTCAGCCCGTCCACGGTGTTCCAGGCCTACTACCTGCTGGAACGCCGAGGCCTGATCCGCGCCCGCCCCCGCTCCGGCTACTTCGTCAACACCCACGCCCCGAGCCCGTTCTCGGAGCCGGTGATCAGCAGCCAGGTCAATGAGTCCACCAAGGTCGACGTCAGCGAACTGGTGTTCTCGGTACTCGAGTCGATCAAGGACCCGAACACCGTGCCGTTCGGCTCGGCGTTCCCCAGCCCGACGCTGTTCCCGCTGCAACGCCTGTCCCGCTCGCTGGCCAGCGCCGCACGAGAAATGGACCCGCGCATGGTGGTCACCGACATGTCGCCGGGCAATCCGCAACTACGCCGGCAGATCGCCCTGCGCTACATGGTCGGCGGCCTGATGCTGCCGATGGAAGAATTGCTGATCACCAACGGCGCCCTCGAAGCGCTGAACCTGTGCCTGCAAGCCGTGACCGAGCCCGGCGATCTGGTGGCCATCGAAGCGCCGGCGTTCTACGCCAGCCTGCAAGTGCTCGAGCGGCTGAAACTCAAAGCCGTGGAAATCCCCGTGCACCCGCGTGACGGCATCGACCTCGGCGTACTCGCCCAGACACTCGAGCGGCACCCGATCAAGGCCTGCTGGTGCATGACCAGTTTCCAGAACCCGATGGGCGCAACCATGCCCGAGGCCAAGAAACAGGAACTGGTAGAACTGCTGAAACAGCATCAGGTGCCGCTGATCGAAGACGATGTCTACGCCGAACTCTATTACGGCCAGCAGGCACCGAAACCGGCCAAAGCCTTCGACACCGAAGGTCTGGTGATGCATTGCGGCTCGTTCGCCAAGAGCCTGGCCCCCGGTTACCGCATCGGCTGGGTCGCCGCCGGCCGCTACGCGCAAAAGATCGAACGACTGAAACTGATGACCTCACTGTGCGCCTCGATGCCCGCGCAAGCGGCTATCGCCGACTACCTGCAACACGGCGGCTACGACCGCCACCTGCGCAAACTGCGCTACGCCCTGGAAGAACAGCAAAGCGCAATGCTCGCGGCCATCGCCCGTTACTTCCCGGCGCAGACGCGCGTGAGCCAACCGGCGGGCGGCTACTTCCTGTGGCTGGAACTGCCACCGCAGATGGATTCGTTGAAGTTGTTTCAGATGGCGCTGGCGCAGGGGATCAGCATTGCGCCGGGGCCGATATTTTCGCCGACTCAGCGATTCAGGAACTGCATCCGGTTGAACTACGGCAGCCCGTGGACCGAGGATGCGGAGAAGGCGATGGAGACGTTGGGGCGGATTGTGCGGTCTTTTTGA
- the ccoG gene encoding cytochrome c oxidase accessory protein CcoG: MSERIPVRTVEASPQIKKVPARPMKAKHATSDNQIFTRSFTGLFRTLRMSGAGFLFLLFFGTVWLNWGGRQAVLWDLSESKFHIFGATFWPQDFILLSALLIIAAFGLFAITVFAGRVWCGYTCPQSSWTWIFMWCEKITEGERNQRIKLQAAPWSLNKLARRAAKHTLWLAISVLTGLTFVGYFTPIRPLAEELLTLQIGGVSLFWVLFFTAATYINAGWLREAVCMHMCPYARFQSVMFDKDTLAISYDVARGENRGPRKREVKPAEAGLGDCIDCQLCVQVCPTGIDIRDGLQMECIGCAACIDACDSIMDKMNYARGLIRYTSERELQGGKTHLLRPRLIGYVAVLVVMIGALALALVERPMVSLDVTKDRGLFRENGQGQIENIYTLKVINKTQQRQDYNLSLVDGDGFQLQGKTELSLAPGEIVDVPVSVAMTTERAASSSQTLSFKIADSDEPEIYSVAKSRFVAPMNR; encoded by the coding sequence ATGAGCGAACGAATCCCCGTCCGAACCGTAGAAGCATCTCCCCAGATAAAAAAAGTACCGGCGCGCCCAATGAAGGCGAAACACGCCACCAGCGACAACCAGATCTTCACCCGCAGCTTCACCGGCCTGTTCCGCACCTTGCGCATGAGTGGCGCGGGGTTTCTGTTCCTGTTGTTCTTCGGCACGGTGTGGCTGAACTGGGGCGGGCGTCAGGCAGTGCTGTGGGATCTTTCCGAAAGCAAGTTCCACATCTTTGGCGCGACCTTCTGGCCGCAGGATTTCATTCTGCTGTCGGCACTGCTGATCATCGCCGCGTTCGGCCTGTTCGCCATTACCGTGTTCGCCGGCCGGGTCTGGTGTGGCTACACCTGCCCGCAGAGTTCGTGGACGTGGATCTTCATGTGGTGCGAGAAGATCACCGAAGGCGAACGCAACCAGCGGATCAAGCTGCAAGCGGCGCCCTGGAGCCTGAACAAACTGGCACGGCGTGCGGCCAAGCACACACTTTGGCTGGCGATCAGCGTGCTGACCGGTCTGACTTTCGTTGGCTATTTCACCCCGATCCGCCCACTGGCCGAAGAACTGCTGACCTTGCAGATCGGCGGTGTCAGCCTGTTCTGGGTGCTGTTCTTCACCGCCGCCACCTACATCAATGCCGGCTGGCTGCGTGAAGCGGTGTGCATGCACATGTGCCCATATGCGCGGTTCCAGAGCGTGATGTTTGACAAGGACACGCTGGCAATTTCCTACGACGTGGCCCGTGGCGAAAACCGTGGCCCGCGCAAACGCGAGGTGAAACCGGCCGAAGCCGGCCTCGGCGATTGCATCGACTGCCAGCTGTGCGTGCAGGTCTGCCCGACCGGCATCGACATCCGCGACGGCCTGCAAATGGAATGCATCGGCTGCGCGGCGTGCATCGATGCCTGCGATTCGATCATGGACAAGATGAATTACGCCCGTGGCCTGATTCGCTATACCTCCGAACGTGAGTTGCAGGGCGGCAAGACGCATCTGCTGCGTCCGAGATTGATTGGCTACGTCGCGGTGCTGGTGGTGATGATCGGTGCCCTCGCCCTCGCGTTGGTCGAACGGCCGATGGTGTCGCTGGACGTGACCAAGGACCGTGGCCTGTTCCGCGAGAACGGTCAGGGCCAGATCGAAAACATCTACACCCTCAAGGTCATCAACAAGACCCAGCAGCGTCAGGACTACAACCTGAGCCTGGTGGACGGCGACGGCTTCCAGTTGCAAGGCAAGACCGAACTGAGCCTGGCGCCGGGTGAGATTGTCGATGTGCCGGTGTCGGTGGCGATGACCACGGAACGTGCGGCCAGCAGTTCGCAGACCTTGAGTTTCAAGATTGCCGACAGCGATGAGCCTGAGATTTATAGCGTGGCGAAGAGCCGGTTTGTTGCGCCGATGAATCGGTGA
- a CDS encoding DUF3203 family protein, producing the protein MPLRIDESNPESKVCFFTVENGEEIRICDTLEVRTDSEKSMSFVEVEGRRIYVTEAEADALTVAGARDGRKHLKADDSDSVI; encoded by the coding sequence ATGCCTCTTCGTATCGATGAAAGTAATCCGGAATCGAAAGTGTGTTTTTTCACCGTGGAAAATGGTGAAGAGATTCGGATCTGCGACACGCTGGAAGTCAGGACAGATAGCGAAAAGTCCATGTCGTTCGTCGAAGTGGAAGGACGGCGCATCTACGTTACCGAAGCCGAAGCTGATGCATTGACCGTCGCAGGCGCCAGGGATGGACGCAAACACCTGAAGGCCGACGACAGTGATTCGGTGATTTGA
- a CDS encoding MgtC/SapB family protein — protein MNAWWHEVWETLQAEFADIGDASQLTRITVRLLMAAILGGILGFEREHKGKAAGVRTHMLVALGAALFVLVPQLSGSQADAMSRVVQGVIAGIGFLGAGTILKNHEGDEGHVKGLTTAAGLWMTAAIGVAAGLGREATAVLSTLLALGIFSVMPRIVKIFEKDNDDPR, from the coding sequence ATGAACGCCTGGTGGCATGAAGTGTGGGAAACCCTGCAAGCGGAATTCGCCGACATCGGCGATGCATCGCAGCTGACGCGGATCACCGTGCGCCTGCTGATGGCCGCGATATTGGGCGGGATTCTCGGGTTCGAGCGCGAACACAAGGGCAAGGCCGCCGGGGTGCGAACGCACATGCTGGTGGCCCTCGGCGCGGCCTTGTTTGTGCTGGTGCCGCAGTTGTCCGGTTCCCAGGCCGACGCGATGAGCCGGGTGGTGCAAGGGGTGATTGCCGGGATCGGTTTTCTCGGCGCCGGTACCATCCTCAAGAACCACGAAGGTGATGAAGGTCATGTGAAGGGCCTGACCACCGCCGCCGGTTTATGGATGACGGCTGCCATCGGCGTCGCGGCCGGTCTGGGCCGCGAAGCGACGGCGGTGCTCAGTACGTTGCTGGCGTTGGGGATTTTCAGCGTGATGCCGAGGATCGTGAAAATCTTTGAAAAAGATAATGACGATCCTCGTTGA